A window from Jannaschia sp. S6380 encodes these proteins:
- the thpR gene encoding RNA 2',3'-cyclic phosphodiesterase encodes MRAFVGLPLPEAWIGPLIRAQGRIAGGRKVDADDLHLTLAFLDEQPEARLEALHQDLEARALPAGDLHPLTYAALGSGRPRAVVLDLATDPGLTALRDAVRSACRAAGIDLPRERFRPHVTLVRFSSTAPGDADRLPDTLRRLNPPDLGVARATGAVLWSSQLRPDGPIYEALASYPVRAA; translated from the coding sequence ATGAGGGCCTTTGTCGGCCTCCCCTTGCCCGAGGCGTGGATCGGCCCGCTGATCCGCGCGCAAGGGCGCATTGCCGGCGGACGAAAGGTAGATGCCGACGACCTGCACCTGACGCTGGCTTTCCTCGACGAGCAGCCCGAGGCGCGGCTGGAGGCGCTGCATCAGGATCTCGAGGCGCGCGCGCTTCCGGCCGGCGATCTGCATCCCCTGACCTACGCCGCGCTCGGCTCCGGCCGGCCACGCGCCGTCGTCCTCGACCTTGCGACCGATCCGGGGCTCACCGCGCTGCGTGACGCCGTGCGTTCCGCCTGCCGCGCCGCGGGGATCGACCTGCCGCGCGAGCGGTTCCGGCCGCATGTCACCCTCGTGCGGTTCTCCTCCACCGCGCCCGGCGATGCCGACCGCCTGCCCGACACGCTCCGGCGGCTCAACCCGCCGGACCTGGGGGTGGCCCGCGCAACGGGCGCCGTCCTTTGGTCATCGCAGCTCCGCCCCGACGGCCCCATCTATGAGGCCCTGGCCAGCTACCCGGTGCGCGCGGCATGA
- a CDS encoding AMP-binding protein, with translation MSHYDALETRSADERAEAQLKALNAQLAQVSATPDGPLARDRLDDLSELSNLPVLRKSQLAEWQAAQRPFGGIRVSNVAHIFQSPGPIYEPGGISHDWWRMGRFLHACGIGTTDIVQNCFGYHLTPAGMIFESGARAVGAVVLPAGTGQTDLQVRAAADIGTTAYAGTPDYLKVILDRADEMGERLGIVRAAVGGGALFPSLRQEYADRGIACLQCYATADLGNIAYESDAQEGMIVDEGVIVEIVRPGTGGPVPPGEVGEVVVTALNSDYPLIRFATGDLSAVMEGTSPCGRTNMRIKGWMGRADQTAKIKGMFVRPEQVADLVARHDEIRAARVIVTREGEMDAMEVQIAADGGDEAAWADSVAQLLKLRGRVARVDDLPNDGKVIDDRRDYG, from the coding sequence ATGAGCCATTACGACGCCCTGGAGACCCGATCGGCCGACGAACGCGCCGAGGCCCAGCTCAAGGCGCTGAACGCGCAGCTGGCGCAGGTCAGCGCGACGCCCGACGGGCCATTGGCACGCGATCGGCTGGACGACCTGTCGGAGCTCTCGAACCTGCCCGTCCTGCGCAAGTCGCAGCTGGCCGAATGGCAGGCCGCGCAGCGCCCGTTCGGGGGGATCCGCGTCTCGAACGTGGCCCATATCTTCCAGAGCCCCGGCCCCATCTACGAGCCGGGCGGTATCAGCCATGACTGGTGGCGGATGGGGCGGTTCCTGCATGCCTGCGGTATCGGGACCACGGATATCGTGCAGAACTGCTTCGGCTATCACCTGACCCCCGCCGGCATGATCTTCGAGAGCGGGGCGCGCGCCGTGGGGGCGGTCGTGCTGCCGGCAGGCACCGGGCAGACCGACCTGCAGGTCCGCGCCGCCGCCGATATCGGCACGACCGCCTATGCCGGCACGCCGGACTATCTGAAGGTCATCCTCGACCGGGCCGACGAGATGGGCGAACGGCTGGGCATCGTCCGCGCCGCCGTCGGGGGCGGCGCGCTGTTCCCGTCGCTGCGCCAGGAATACGCGGACCGCGGCATCGCCTGCCTGCAATGCTACGCCACCGCCGATCTGGGCAACATCGCCTACGAATCCGACGCGCAGGAGGGGATGATCGTCGACGAAGGCGTCATCGTCGAGATCGTCCGCCCGGGCACCGGCGGCCCGGTCCCCCCGGGCGAGGTGGGGGAGGTCGTCGTCACCGCGCTGAACTCCGACTATCCGCTGATCCGCTTCGCCACGGGCGACCTGTCCGCCGTGATGGAGGGCACATCGCCCTGCGGCCGCACCAACATGCGCATCAAGGGCTGGATGGGCCGCGCCGATCAGACGGCCAAGATAAAGGGCATGTTCGTGCGCCCCGAACAGGTCGCCGACCTGGTCGCCCGCCATGACGAGATCCGCGCCGCCCGCGTGATCGTCACCCGCGAGGGCGAGATGGACGCGATGGAGGTCCAGATCGCGGCAGATGGCGGTGACGAAGCGGCATGGGCCGACAGCGTGGCGCAACTTCTCAAGCTGCGCGGCAGGGTGGCGCGGGTGGACGACCTGCCCAATGACGGCAAGGTGATCGACGACCGGCGCGACTACGGCTGA
- a CDS encoding MOSC domain-containing protein, whose translation MSYLRALMGTHARAGTLDWIGVRPARRAEMVALDRVAVGPTLAGDHAAPGKRAVTLIQAEHLPVIAALCGRAVTEGALRRNLVVSGINLAALKGRAVRIGGAMLRLTGPCAPCSRMEETLGRGGYSAVRHHGGWCAEVLSPGEIALGCAVAPEATP comes from the coding sequence ATGAGCTATCTGCGCGCGCTGATGGGGACGCATGCACGGGCGGGGACGCTCGACTGGATCGGGGTGCGACCGGCGCGACGGGCTGAGATGGTCGCGCTCGACCGGGTGGCGGTCGGGCCGACGCTTGCGGGCGACCACGCGGCGCCAGGCAAGCGGGCCGTGACGCTGATCCAGGCTGAACATCTGCCGGTGATCGCGGCGCTTTGCGGTCGCGCCGTCACCGAAGGCGCGCTGCGGCGGAACCTGGTCGTGTCGGGGATCAACCTCGCCGCGTTGAAGGGCCGGGCGGTGCGGATCGGCGGCGCAATGCTGCGCCTGACTGGACCTTGCGCGCCCTGTTCGAGGATGGAGGAGACCTTGGGCCGGGGCGGCTATTCCGCCGTCCGCCACCACGGCGGCTGGTGCGCGGAGGTGCTGTCGCCTGGCGAGATCGCCCTCGGCTGCGCGGTGGCGCCGGAGGCGACGCCGTGA
- a CDS encoding STAS domain-containing protein: MKIDSEIRGDVLLLTLGDPRVDAAVAMVFKERVRTLIQGFDGRVMIDMSRVEFLDSSGLGALVAVMKLLDNDRRLELAGCGPIVRKVLTLTRMDSVFVLHDAPPAGSDLDAA; encoded by the coding sequence ATGAAAATCGACAGTGAAATTCGCGGGGACGTCCTGCTGCTGACCTTGGGGGACCCTCGTGTCGACGCAGCGGTGGCGATGGTCTTCAAGGAACGGGTGCGCACGCTGATTCAGGGGTTCGACGGCCGCGTGATGATCGACATGTCCCGCGTGGAATTCCTGGACAGCAGTGGCCTGGGTGCGCTCGTCGCGGTCATGAAGCTGCTCGATAACGACCGCCGGTTGGAGCTCGCGGGCTGCGGTCCGATCGTGCGCAAGGTCCTGACACTGACGCGGATGGACAGTGTCTTCGTGCTGCACGACGCCCCGCCCGCCGGATCGGACCTGGACGCGGCCTGA
- a CDS encoding acetyl-CoA C-acyltransferase: MQQVVIAGAKRTPMGGFQGALSGATASQMGGAAIAAAMSDAGVSADQVEEILMGCVLPAGQGQAPARQAGFQAGLPEDVPATTLNKMCGSGMKAAMMAHDQIALGRTGVMVAGGMESMSNAPYLLPGMRGGARLGHGAAVDHMFLDGLEDAYDKGRLMGTFAEDCAEAYQFTREAQDEYALRSLSRAQEAIASGGFDGEVAAYTVATRKGDVTVGQDEQPGTARPDKIPTLKPAFRKDGTVTAANSSSISDGAAALVLAGGDVAAAEGLPVRARILGHASHAQAPGLFTTAPVPAARKLMDALGWTTTDVDLWEVNEAFAVVPMAFMHEMGLSPENVNVNGGACALGHPIGASGARIMVTLLHALEARDLKRGIAAICIGGGEGTAIAIERP, translated from the coding sequence ATGCAGCAGGTGGTGATCGCGGGGGCGAAACGGACCCCGATGGGCGGCTTCCAAGGGGCACTGTCCGGCGCCACGGCGTCGCAAATGGGCGGTGCGGCCATCGCGGCTGCGATGTCGGATGCGGGCGTCAGTGCCGACCAGGTCGAGGAAATCCTGATGGGTTGCGTCCTGCCGGCCGGTCAGGGCCAGGCGCCGGCGCGGCAGGCGGGGTTCCAGGCCGGCCTGCCCGAGGACGTGCCCGCCACGACGCTCAACAAGATGTGCGGCTCGGGCATGAAGGCCGCGATGATGGCGCATGACCAGATCGCGCTCGGCCGGACCGGCGTGATGGTCGCGGGGGGTATGGAATCGATGTCGAACGCGCCGTACCTGCTGCCCGGAATGCGCGGCGGCGCGCGACTGGGGCATGGGGCGGCGGTCGACCACATGTTCCTGGACGGGCTGGAGGATGCCTACGACAAGGGCCGCCTGATGGGCACCTTCGCCGAGGACTGCGCCGAGGCCTATCAGTTCACGCGTGAGGCGCAGGACGAATACGCGCTGCGGTCGCTGAGCCGCGCGCAGGAGGCCATCGCGTCGGGCGGGTTCGACGGCGAGGTCGCGGCCTATACCGTCGCGACCCGGAAGGGCGACGTGACGGTCGGGCAGGACGAGCAGCCGGGCACGGCGCGGCCCGACAAGATCCCGACGCTGAAGCCCGCGTTCCGCAAGGACGGGACCGTGACCGCCGCGAATTCCTCCTCGATTTCGGACGGGGCGGCGGCGCTGGTGCTGGCCGGTGGGGATGTGGCCGCGGCCGAAGGGTTGCCGGTGCGGGCGCGCATCCTTGGCCATGCGAGCCATGCGCAGGCTCCTGGGCTGTTCACGACCGCGCCGGTGCCGGCGGCGCGCAAGCTGATGGACGCGTTGGGCTGGACGACCACGGATGTCGACCTGTGGGAGGTGAACGAAGCCTTCGCGGTCGTGCCGATGGCATTCATGCACGAGATGGGCCTGAGCCCCGAAAACGTCAATGTGAACGGCGGGGCCTGTGCGTTGGGCCATCCAATCGGCGCGTCGGGCGCGCGGATCATGGTGACACTGCTTCACGCCTTGGAGGCGCGGGATCTGAAGCGCGGGATCGCGGCCATCTGCATCGGCGGGGGCGAGGGCACGGCCATCGCGATCGAGCGCCCGTAG
- a CDS encoding phosphatase domain-containing protein — MFRTLALRIARAVEPLLERIGARRDADPVLEAYCGYATPGGLILRGRVLTHLRQAEPDPRQSKWVNLRQMLSLFVTDEVAGVAVAGGGARTVSDAEGYVTLEVPVDAADFAAGTPWAGVPVRIEDDPATELAFPVRLATDRADWIVISDVDDTMIETGAHSLARNLWTTFTGSALTRQVHADARALMQRLVDGDRNPVFYVSSSPWNLHRFLEGLFARHDIPRGPMFLRDLGVTDEGVGQGHGTHKGAAIDVILAANPGLDAWLLGDSGQKDAQVYRDAVRRHPGRIRGVALREPAPGTGADDAAAIAAIQAEGVPCHHGPSFDGAMRHWGLE; from the coding sequence ATGTTCAGGACCCTGGCGCTGCGCATCGCACGCGCAGTCGAACCCTTGCTGGAGCGTATCGGCGCCCGGCGCGACGCCGACCCGGTGCTGGAAGCCTATTGCGGGTATGCCACGCCGGGCGGCCTGATCCTGCGCGGGCGCGTCCTGACCCATCTGCGGCAGGCCGAACCCGACCCGCGCCAATCGAAGTGGGTGAACCTGCGGCAGATGCTGTCGCTTTTCGTGACCGACGAGGTCGCGGGCGTCGCGGTGGCGGGCGGCGGCGCGCGCACCGTCAGCGATGCCGAAGGTTACGTCACGCTGGAGGTCCCGGTCGATGCCGCCGATTTCGCTGCCGGCACGCCATGGGCCGGCGTGCCCGTCCGGATCGAGGACGACCCGGCCACCGAACTCGCCTTTCCCGTCCGCCTGGCCACCGACCGCGCGGATTGGATCGTCATCTCCGACGTCGACGACACGATGATCGAGACCGGGGCCCACAGCCTGGCGCGGAACCTGTGGACAACCTTCACAGGTTCCGCGCTGACGCGGCAGGTCCATGCCGATGCCCGCGCCCTGATGCAGCGATTGGTCGACGGCGACCGCAACCCGGTCTTCTACGTCTCGTCCAGCCCATGGAACCTGCACCGCTTCCTCGAAGGGCTGTTCGCCCGCCACGACATCCCGCGCGGCCCGATGTTCCTGCGTGATCTCGGCGTCACCGACGAAGGCGTGGGCCAGGGTCACGGCACCCACAAGGGCGCGGCCATCGACGTCATCCTGGCGGCCAACCCGGGGCTGGATGCCTGGCTTCTCGGCGACAGCGGCCAGAAGGACGCACAGGTCTATCGCGACGCGGTGCGCCGCCATCCGGGGCGCATCCGCGGCGTCGCCCTGCGCGAACCCGCACCCGGCACGGGCGCCGACGACGCCGCCGCCATCGCCGCCATCCAAGCCGAGGGCGTGCCCTGCCATCACGGACCGTCCTTCGACGGCGCCATGCGACATTGGGGACTGGAATGA
- a CDS encoding GrpB family protein yields the protein MSLVVPPDPDWSCSYAREAARLAQHIPTLHHIGSTAVPGLSAKPTIDILGVLPDAMAVDEAVPALTRLSYDDRGESGLPGRRFLRLMDGPRRLVHLHLWPEGAPAIHRHLAFRDWLRAFPDRAAAYGAHKLALAARPGRTRADYVADKDAFVRAAEAEALDWAATHDSHRLRRR from the coding sequence ATGTCCCTCGTCGTCCCGCCCGACCCTGATTGGTCCTGTTCCTACGCTCGCGAGGCTGCGCGGCTTGCCCAACACATACCAACCCTGCACCATATCGGCAGCACCGCCGTGCCTGGATTGTCGGCCAAGCCGACGATCGACATTCTGGGAGTCCTGCCGGATGCCATGGCCGTCGATGAGGCCGTCCCGGCACTGACGCGGCTGAGCTACGATGACCGGGGCGAGAGCGGTCTGCCCGGTCGCCGCTTCCTGCGCCTGATGGACGGGCCGCGCCGGCTGGTACACCTGCACCTCTGGCCCGAAGGCGCGCCTGCCATTCACCGTCATTTGGCCTTCCGCGACTGGCTGCGCGCCTTTCCCGACCGTGCAGCGGCCTATGGTGCGCACAAACTGGCCTTGGCGGCGCGGCCCGGACGGACCCGCGCGGATTACGTCGCCGACAAGGATGCCTTCGTGCGCGCAGCCGAGGCCGAGGCGCTGGATTGGGCGGCCACTCACGACAGCCACCGCTTGCGCCGACGATAG
- a CDS encoding GNAT family N-acetyltransferase → MIRRATVADRQAIRDLHLASWRDAYTAELPVAYLRDGLPADMDAKWAARTFAPPEVTLVAFTDDELTGFVCALCDRDPPLIDNLHVRPDLRGGGTGAKLLAAIRVALRAAGFARAYLTVLESNPRALAFYLANGGLDEGSVEDVMVGRTVRARRIGFDLQTPDGMG, encoded by the coding sequence GTGATCCGCCGTGCGACGGTCGCGGACCGGCAGGCGATCCGCGACCTGCATCTGGCGTCGTGGCGGGATGCCTATACGGCCGAGTTGCCCGTGGCCTATCTGCGCGACGGGCTGCCCGCCGACATGGACGCGAAATGGGCCGCGCGGACATTCGCGCCGCCGGAGGTTACGCTCGTGGCATTTACGGATGACGAACTGACGGGGTTCGTCTGCGCGCTCTGCGACCGGGATCCGCCGCTGATCGACAACCTGCATGTGCGCCCCGATCTGCGGGGGGGCGGAACCGGGGCCAAACTTCTGGCCGCGATCAGGGTCGCGCTGCGCGCGGCGGGGTTCGCGCGCGCCTATCTGACGGTGCTGGAGTCGAACCCGCGGGCGCTTGCTTTCTACTTGGCGAATGGTGGCTTGGACGAGGGGTCGGTGGAGGACGTCATGGTCGGTCGCACGGTGCGGGCGCGGCGCATCGGCTTCGATCTTCAAACCCCGGACGGGATGGGGTAG
- the pheT gene encoding phenylalanine--tRNA ligase subunit beta — protein sequence MKFTLSWLKRHLDTDATVAEIAEALTDLGLEVEGVEDRAAKLRDFTIGHVKSAEKHPDADRLRVCQVETDEGVKQIICGAPNARAGINVVVAKPGVYVPGIDTTIGVGKIRGIESFGMMASEREMELSEEHDGIIELPSGEVGQRFTDWLAEHDPAKVDPVIEIAITPNRPDALGVRGIARDLAARGLGTLKPLESPVIEGGFDCPVDVTIDDDTRDGCPVFALRMIRGATNGPSPDWLQDRLRAIGLRPISFLVDVTNWFTYDLNRPLHVFDADVVQGDLRVHRAAGGETITALDDKDYTLPEGAMVISDASGVESIAGIMGGAHSGVTAGTVNVLVESAYWNPVQIAMTGRALKINSDARYRFERGVDPAFTPEGLDHATAMILAHAGGEASAMVVAGAVPDTSRAYRLDTDRVESLVGMSIPAEEQRATLAALGFRLDGDMAHVPSWRPDVQGEADLVEEVARIASLTRLEGKPMARPAQVLRPVLTPMQQRERMARRTAAALGYDECVTYSFIDATSAALFGGGTDATRLENPISSDLSHMRPALLPGLLQAAARNQARGMGDLALFELGAAFHGGEPGEQHLLLTGLLTGHTGPRSVHGDRRPVDVFDARADAEAVLAAIGAPASAQVMRGVADWWHPGRSGKICLGPKKVLAVFGEIHPRILRAMGVKGPAVGFTIWPAEVPFAKSAGATRGALALSDLQMVERDFAFVVDAQVEAQAVVNAARGADKALIADVRVFDEFVGGTLGEGRKSLALSVRLQPTKATLTDAEIEAVAAKVVEKVTKATGGELRG from the coding sequence ATGAAGTTCACCCTTTCCTGGCTGAAACGCCATCTCGACACCGATGCGACCGTCGCGGAGATCGCCGAGGCGCTGACCGATCTGGGGCTGGAGGTCGAGGGGGTCGAGGATCGGGCGGCGAAGCTGCGCGACTTCACCATCGGTCACGTCAAGTCGGCGGAGAAGCACCCCGATGCCGACCGGCTGCGCGTCTGCCAGGTGGAGACGGACGAGGGCGTGAAGCAGATCATCTGCGGCGCGCCGAATGCGCGGGCGGGGATCAACGTCGTGGTGGCGAAGCCCGGCGTCTACGTGCCCGGCATCGACACCACCATCGGCGTGGGCAAGATCCGTGGGATCGAGAGCTTCGGGATGATGGCGTCCGAGCGCGAGATGGAGCTGTCGGAGGAGCATGACGGCATCATCGAGTTGCCCTCGGGCGAGGTGGGGCAGCGGTTCACGGACTGGCTGGCCGAGCATGATCCCGCCAAGGTGGACCCCGTTATCGAGATCGCGATCACGCCGAACCGGCCCGATGCGCTGGGCGTGCGGGGGATTGCGCGGGACCTGGCCGCGCGGGGGTTGGGCACGCTGAAGCCATTGGAGAGTCCGGTGATCGAAGGCGGGTTCGATTGCCCGGTGGACGTGACCATCGACGACGACACGCGGGACGGCTGCCCGGTCTTCGCGCTGCGCATGATCCGGGGCGCGACGAACGGGCCGAGCCCGGATTGGCTGCAGGATCGGTTGCGCGCCATTGGCCTCAGGCCGATCAGCTTCCTGGTGGATGTGACGAACTGGTTCACCTACGACCTGAACCGGCCGCTGCATGTGTTCGACGCGGATGTGGTGCAGGGCGACCTGCGGGTGCATCGCGCGGCGGGCGGCGAGACGATCACGGCGCTGGACGACAAGGACTACACGTTGCCCGAAGGCGCGATGGTCATCAGCGATGCGTCCGGGGTCGAGAGCATCGCGGGCATCATGGGCGGCGCGCATTCGGGCGTGACCGCGGGCACCGTCAACGTGCTGGTGGAATCGGCCTATTGGAATCCGGTGCAGATCGCGATGACAGGCCGTGCGCTGAAGATCAATTCGGACGCGCGCTACCGGTTCGAGCGGGGGGTGGACCCGGCGTTCACGCCCGAGGGGCTGGACCATGCGACGGCGATGATCCTGGCCCATGCGGGCGGCGAGGCGTCGGCGATGGTCGTGGCGGGCGCGGTGCCCGATACGTCGCGGGCCTACCGCCTGGACACCGACCGGGTCGAGAGCCTGGTGGGCATGTCGATCCCGGCCGAGGAGCAGCGCGCAACGCTGGCGGCGCTGGGCTTCCGGTTGGACGGCGACATGGCGCATGTGCCGTCCTGGCGGCCGGACGTGCAGGGCGAGGCCGACCTGGTCGAGGAGGTGGCGCGGATCGCGTCGCTGACCAGGCTGGAGGGCAAGCCGATGGCGCGCCCGGCGCAGGTTCTGCGCCCGGTCCTGACGCCGATGCAACAACGCGAGCGGATGGCGCGGCGGACGGCGGCGGCCCTGGGCTACGACGAATGCGTGACGTATTCGTTCATCGACGCGACCTCGGCGGCGCTGTTCGGCGGCGGGACGGACGCGACACGGCTGGAGAACCCGATTTCCTCCGATCTGAGCCACATGCGGCCGGCGTTGCTGCCGGGCCTTTTGCAGGCGGCCGCGCGCAATCAGGCGCGGGGAATGGGCGATTTGGCCCTGTTCGAACTGGGCGCCGCCTTTCACGGCGGCGAGCCGGGCGAACAGCATCTGCTGCTGACCGGCCTTCTGACGGGGCACACGGGGCCCCGCTCCGTCCATGGCGACCGTCGACCGGTCGACGTGTTCGACGCCCGCGCGGATGCCGAGGCGGTGCTGGCCGCCATCGGTGCGCCGGCCTCGGCCCAGGTGATGCGCGGCGTGGCGGATTGGTGGCATCCGGGGCGGTCGGGCAAGATCTGCCTCGGGCCGAAGAAGGTGCTGGCCGTGTTCGGCGAAATCCATCCCCGGATCTTGCGTGCGATGGGCGTCAAGGGGCCGGCGGTGGGCTTCACCATCTGGCCGGCCGAAGTTCCCTTCGCCAAGTCGGCGGGGGCCACACGCGGCGCGCTGGCCCTTTCGGACCTGCAGATGGTGGAGCGCGATTTCGCATTCGTGGTGGATGCGCAAGTCGAGGCGCAGGCCGTGGTGAACGCCGCGCGCGGTGCTGACAAGGCGCTGATCGCGGACGTGCGCGTCTTCGACGAGTTCGTCGGCGGGACCCTGGGCGAGGGGCGCAAGTCGCTGGCCCTGTCTGTGCGCCTGCAGCCGACGAAGGCGACGCTGACCGACGCCGAGATCGAGGCGGTCGCCGCCAAGGTGGTCGAGAAGGTTACCAAGGCCACGGGGGGCGAGCTGCGCGGCTAG
- a CDS encoding GAF domain-containing protein, whose translation MRAIIDYPALQRTVAALTEGEDDEIALMATVACEVHHADDRFDWTGFYRVVSPGLMKIGPYQGGHGCLVIPFARGVCGAAARTGEVQLVADVDAFPGHIACASSTRSEIVLPVFGPGGDLIAVFDIDSDRPDAFTAEDARELTKLLAATFGR comes from the coding sequence ATGAGAGCCATCATCGACTATCCCGCCCTGCAACGCACGGTCGCCGCCCTGACCGAAGGGGAGGATGACGAGATCGCGCTGATGGCGACCGTGGCCTGCGAGGTGCATCACGCCGACGACCGGTTCGACTGGACCGGGTTCTATCGCGTGGTATCGCCGGGGTTGATGAAGATCGGGCCGTATCAGGGCGGGCACGGATGCCTGGTGATTCCGTTCGCGCGGGGCGTCTGCGGTGCGGCGGCGCGAACCGGAGAGGTGCAGCTGGTCGCGGATGTCGACGCGTTTCCCGGCCACATCGCCTGCGCGTCGTCGACGCGATCGGAGATCGTGCTGCCGGTCTTCGGGCCGGGCGGCGATCTGATCGCGGTCTTCGATATCGACAGCGACCGGCCGGACGCGTTCACCGCGGAGGACGCGCGTGAACTGACGAAATTGCTGGCCGCGACCTTCGGGCGATGA
- a CDS encoding ATP-binding protein, with protein MEREVGPPPAEMVDTRFPATPEAVARQIDAVAAIVADHSDCHGLRSDLAIVLGEVLNNIVEHSVGAGGDGCIGLTVRTRHASLLVETIDRGRPLPPRLLTHAALPEMGGGIPDLPEGGFGWFIIHSLARDMMYERDAGANRLSFRLDASV; from the coding sequence ATGGAACGCGAGGTCGGCCCCCCCCCGGCCGAGATGGTGGACACCCGTTTCCCCGCCACGCCGGAGGCGGTCGCCCGCCAGATCGACGCCGTCGCGGCCATCGTGGCCGATCATTCCGATTGCCATGGCCTTCGGTCCGACCTCGCCATCGTATTGGGCGAGGTGCTCAACAACATCGTGGAACATTCCGTCGGTGCGGGTGGCGACGGGTGCATCGGCCTGACCGTCCGCACCCGACACGCATCGCTTCTGGTCGAAACCATCGATCGCGGGCGGCCGTTGCCGCCCCGGCTGCTGACCCACGCGGCCCTGCCGGAAATGGGCGGGGGTATTCCCGATCTGCCCGAAGGCGGGTTCGGCTGGTTCATCATTCATTCGCTTGCGCGCGACATGATGTACGAACGCGACGCCGGGGCCAATCGACTCAGCTTCCGGCTCGACGCGTCGGTCTGA
- a CDS encoding gamma-glutamyltransferase family protein, which produces MRDFHRPGRSPVLATEGMCATSHPLAAKVAIDTLSRGGNAVDAAIAGAILLGLCEPQMTGLGGDCFVLLKPAGAEDVVALNGSGRAPKEASAARLREMGETAVPIGSADAVTVPGAVDAFCALSERHGSLGLADTLGPVIPYFETGVPVAPRVALDWRAAADRLQGHAREIYLPGGRPVEIGTRFALPGQAEVLRRIARDGRDAFYEGEVAEDMVRSLTAAGGCQTMADFAATAHDWTTPISGTYGNTELLEHPPNGHGATAILMANILARFDVAAMDPFGAARTHIEAEAAKLAYDARDRFLADPDHVTDLDRMLDPDVAERLAALIDPRRAMAAAAPLTEAVHRDTVYITVVDRDRMAVSLIYSIFHSFGAGLASDRFGILFQNRGAGFNLTQGHPNEMAPGKRPMHTIIPGMLREEGRVTMPFGVMGGAYQPNGHVRFLSNMTDFGMDPQTAIDAPRSFADAGALKLEAGYGPDTRAALAEMGHTIEVPDLPIGGAQAIRIDESGYLEGASDPRKDGCALGY; this is translated from the coding sequence ATGCGCGACTTTCACCGACCTGGCCGATCCCCCGTACTCGCCACGGAAGGAATGTGCGCCACGTCCCACCCGCTGGCGGCGAAGGTGGCGATCGACACATTGTCGCGCGGCGGAAACGCCGTGGATGCCGCGATCGCGGGCGCGATCCTCCTGGGTCTGTGCGAACCGCAGATGACAGGGCTGGGCGGCGATTGCTTCGTGCTGCTCAAACCCGCGGGCGCGGAGGATGTCGTCGCGCTCAACGGGTCGGGCCGTGCGCCGAAGGAGGCCTCGGCCGCACGGCTCCGCGAGATGGGCGAGACGGCGGTTCCCATCGGCTCGGCCGATGCGGTCACCGTGCCCGGTGCCGTCGATGCGTTCTGCGCGCTCTCGGAAAGGCATGGCAGCCTGGGTCTTGCCGACACGCTCGGACCGGTCATTCCCTACTTCGAGACGGGCGTGCCGGTGGCGCCGCGCGTGGCACTCGACTGGCGTGCGGCGGCCGATCGTCTGCAGGGCCACGCGCGCGAGATCTATCTGCCGGGCGGGCGCCCCGTCGAGATCGGCACCCGGTTCGCCCTGCCCGGGCAGGCCGAGGTGCTGCGCCGCATCGCCCGCGACGGGCGCGATGCCTTCTACGAGGGCGAGGTGGCCGAGGACATGGTTCGTTCGCTGACCGCGGCGGGCGGCTGCCAGACCATGGCCGATTTCGCCGCCACCGCGCATGATTGGACGACACCAATTTCCGGGACCTACGGAAATACGGAGCTGCTGGAACACCCGCCCAACGGTCACGGCGCGACGGCGATCCTGATGGCCAATATCCTCGCGCGGTTCGACGTGGCCGCAATGGACCCGTTCGGCGCCGCCCGCACCCATATCGAGGCCGAGGCCGCCAAGCTGGCCTATGACGCGCGCGACAGGTTCCTGGCCGATCCGGACCACGTGACCGACCTAGACCGCATGCTCGACCCCGATGTCGCGGAGCGGCTGGCCGCGCTGATCGATCCGCGTCGCGCCATGGCCGCCGCGGCCCCGCTGACCGAGGCGGTGCACCGTGACACGGTCTATATCACCGTCGTCGACCGCGACCGGATGGCGGTGTCGCTGATCTATTCGATCTTCCACAGCTTCGGCGCCGGTCTCGCATCGGACCGGTTCGGCATCCTGTTCCAGAACCGCGGCGCCGGATTCAACCTTACGCAGGGGCATCCGAACGAGATGGCACCCGGCAAGCGGCCGATGCACACGATCATTCCGGGCATGCTGCGCGAAGAGGGCCGCGTCACCATGCCGTTCGGCGTGATGGGCGGGGCCTATCAGCCCAATGGTCACGTGCGGTTCCTGTCGAACATGACCGATTTCGGAATGGACCCGCAGACGGCGATCGACGCACCGCGCAGCTTCGCCGATGCCGGCGCGCTGAAGCTGGAGGCGGGCTACGGCCCCGATACCCGCGCCGCGCTGGCCGAAATGGGCCATACGATCGAGGTGCCCGACCTGCCCATCGGCGGAGCCCAGGCGATCCGCATCGACGAGAGCGGCTATCTGGAAGGGGCGAGCGATCCGCGCAAGGATGGCTGTGCACTGGGTTACTGA